From the Candidatus Fermentibacter sp. genome, one window contains:
- a CDS encoding glycosyltransferase has protein sequence RNSSAASDVYKRQVVHGAPDAEEARAMAPGSRVLKLFHPVYDQYVRPGGSAAAARESLGLDPDRRVVLFFGLVRPYKGLEDLLEAFALLREEADLLVAGEAYSGREALHERMERPDLAGRVRWIDRFIPDGEVDALFRAADVVALPYRSATQSGVAQIALAFRKPLVLTRTGGLPELVEEGRTGFLAEPCDPEGLAAALEAALELSAGPGAAGAVAAMAARFGWDEYARRLLEALP, from the coding sequence TTCGGAACTCGTCGGCAGCGTCAGATGTGTATAAGAGACAGGTCGTGCACGGCGCCCCGGATGCGGAGGAGGCCCGCGCCATGGCTCCGGGCTCGCGGGTGCTGAAGCTTTTCCACCCCGTCTATGACCAGTACGTGCGGCCGGGCGGTTCGGCCGCGGCCGCCAGGGAGTCGCTCGGGCTCGATCCCGACAGGAGGGTCGTCCTCTTCTTCGGCCTCGTGAGGCCGTACAAGGGTCTCGAGGACCTTCTGGAGGCCTTCGCGCTCCTCCGTGAAGAGGCGGACCTGCTCGTCGCGGGCGAGGCCTACTCGGGCAGGGAGGCCCTGCACGAGCGGATGGAGAGGCCCGATCTCGCAGGCAGGGTCAGGTGGATCGACAGGTTCATACCCGACGGCGAGGTGGATGCCCTCTTCCGGGCGGCGGACGTGGTGGCCCTGCCCTACAGGTCGGCCACCCAGAGCGGGGTCGCGCAGATCGCCCTGGCGTTCCGGAAGCCGCTGGTGCTCACCCGCACCGGAGGGCTCCCCGAGCTGGTAGAGGAGGGACGCACGGGCTTCCTTGCGGAACCGTGCGATCCGGAAGGCCTTGCCGCTGCTCTGGAGGCCGCCCTGGAGCTCTCGGCCGGGCCGGGCGCCGCCGGGGCGGTGGCCGCCATGGCTGCGCGGTTCGGATGGGACGAGTACGCCCGCAGGCTCCTGGAGGCCCTGCCATGA
- a CDS encoding NAD(P)-dependent oxidoreductase yields the protein MRILLAGAGGFIGSHLSSFLAAEGHEVAPLPRPDGGAFDPGRFPGGIDAAVNAAGRLGGPGVRPEELAASNTALPAAIAGVCAERAIPFIHLSTPGVAGLVGGSREDSPPAPWGAYEESKAEAERLVSGLMPARLLTILRPDFVYGPGDRHKLSFFRQVASGLFPLVGTGSARLRPTFVLDVCRAVRESLGGGLIGPGTWNIGGPDVVSVSSLAGAAASAMGVRLLRIPVPSVIFRAALLLGPLAPPQLSESRLALFGRDHWVDISRAKAAGFAPATPLAEGLAATVAWYRAEGLIR from the coding sequence ATGAGGATACTCCTGGCCGGGGCAGGAGGCTTCATAGGCTCCCATCTGTCGAGCTTTCTCGCAGCGGAGGGACACGAAGTCGCCCCCCTCCCCCGGCCGGACGGCGGAGCCTTCGATCCCGGCCGCTTCCCCGGCGGGATAGACGCAGCAGTCAACGCTGCAGGCAGGCTGGGCGGTCCGGGTGTCCGCCCGGAGGAACTCGCCGCATCCAACACGGCCCTTCCGGCGGCCATCGCCGGAGTCTGTGCGGAACGGGCCATACCCTTCATCCACCTCAGCACGCCCGGGGTCGCAGGGCTGGTGGGTGGATCCCGGGAGGACTCTCCTCCCGCCCCGTGGGGGGCCTACGAGGAATCGAAGGCCGAGGCCGAGAGGCTCGTCTCCGGGCTCATGCCCGCGCGGCTCCTCACGATTCTCCGGCCCGACTTCGTGTACGGCCCGGGCGACAGGCACAAGCTGAGCTTCTTCAGGCAGGTCGCCAGCGGCCTGTTCCCCCTGGTGGGCACCGGTTCGGCCCGTCTGCGGCCGACGTTCGTGCTCGACGTCTGCAGGGCGGTCCGGGAGAGCCTCGGAGGCGGGCTGATCGGGCCGGGGACATGGAACATCGGCGGGCCTGACGTGGTCAGCGTGAGCAGTCTCGCGGGCGCTGCCGCCTCCGCCATGGGAGTGCGCCTCCTCAGGATTCCCGTGCCTTCAGTCATCTTCAGGGCCGCCCTTCTCCTTGGTCCCCTGGCCCCGCCGCAGCTCTCCGAGAGCAGGCTCGCGCTGTTCGGGCGCGACCACTGGGTGGACATCTCCAGGGCGAAGGCCGCCGGATTCGCCCCCGCCACTCCCCTCGCCGAAGGCCTGGCTGCGACCGTGGCCTGGTACAGGGCCGAAGGGCTGATCCGGTGA